ATTTTTTGAAAAAGAATATAGTAAAGCTCTCTGCTATAAAAAAGTTAATATTGCAGGAATTTTATTTATAGATTATTTTCAAGATTATTATGGAATTTGGGAAAGGGATGAGTTAAAAAAAAGAATAAAAAATATTATAAAATTTTTTTTGATATTATTACCCTTTAAAAAAAAATAAGATATAACATTTTAAATGAAAACAAATATTTTAAATTGTTATTCTTATTAAATAGCGATGTTGAAGCAATAAATAATAAAACTAAAATATTAGAAAGTTTAATTCCAAAATTTAAAAAAATGATATTTTACTAATTACTTTTAGCAAAAAAATATATTTAAAATATAAAAATCAAGATTTTAATATCATATATATAAGTTTTTGGAAATGGACATTAAAGTTCCAAATAATAAAAAAAGTTAAGTTTAAATATTTAATTAAGGCTTTAAATATATGCCATACAATAGATGTTTATGAGAATATTTTAGAAAAATATAAAATTGACTTGGTTTTAACTACTCAAGATCATGAACCACTAGATTATTCTTTAACGATGTTAGCCAAAGAAAAAAAAATAAAGACAATTAGTCATCAACATGCACTTTTTATAGAGGATGCAGGATATGAATACTATTATTCAGATTATTTAATGCTTTGGGGAGAAAGAAGTATTGAATTTTTAGCTAGAAAAGCTATAAAAAAAAATTGTTTTATAGTTGGGACAAATAAATATAATTTTCTTCTACAATATAGGAAAATAAAAAAAAGAAAATTAGTTCTATGTATGACAAATAATGGAAATGAATATGCAGAGATGAAGTTAATAAATAAATTTAATGATTTACCTTTTGAAAATGGAGAAAAAGTAATAAAACTTCATCCTTCTATTGATAAAAAAGATTTTATTAAAAAATATAAAAATATAAAAAATAATATAAAAATTTCAATGGGATATAGTGAAATAATAGAAGCAAAATATTTATTAACTTATCAAACTACTGCATTTTTAGATGGATTATTTTGTGGAGCTTCTGTTTTGAATATTTGCATTGATGAATTAAAAGAAAATAAAATTCCTTGTAAGATTAAATATGAAAATATTGATGAAGAATTATTAAAAAGAGAAAGTGACAAAATATACTTTGATAAAATTTTGAGATTACAAGAAGAAGAATTGAAAAAACAAATATTATATACAAACTCAGAAATAAGAGAGAAAAAAATTATTGACCAAATATTAGAAAAAAATTATATTAATTTTGAGGAGGAAAAAGAAAATGTTAAATAATTTAACAATACTAGTAACAGGGGGAACAGGTTCTTTTGGAAATAAATTTATAGAAAGAGTTTTAGAAGATTATGAACCTAAAAAAATAATTATATATTCAAGAGATGAATTTAAACAAGATTTGATGAAGAAAAATTTTATAGCTAAATATGGAGAAGAAAAAACTAATAAATTAAGATTCTTTATTGGAGATGTAAGAGATAAAGAAAGATTATATAGAGCCTTCAAAGATGTGGATTATGTAATACATGCAGCAGCTATGAAACAAGTTCCAGCTTGTGAATATAATCCTTTTGAAGCAATAAAAACTAATATACATGGAGCAGAAAATATAATAGAAGCGGCAATAGATAGAAAAGTAAAAAAGGTGGTAGCACTTTCAACAGATAAATCGGTAAATCCTATTAATCTTTATGGAGGAACTAAATTAGTATCAGATAAACTTTTTATATCCGCCAATGCTTATTCAGGAGATAAAGGAACAATATTTTCAATAGTAAGATATGGTAATGTAGCAGGAAGCAGAGGATCAGTTATTCCATTTTTTAAACAATTATTAGCTCAAGGGAAGAAAGAACTTCCTATAACAGATATTCATATGACTAGATTCTGGATGATATTAGATGATGCAGTAGACTTAGTGTTTAAAGCATTAGAAGAAGCAAAAGGAGGAGAAACATTTGTATTTAAAAACCCTTCATTCTTAATTACAGAATTAGCTGAAGCATTAAATCCAAATGGAAGCATTAAAGAAGTAGGAGTAAGAGAGGGAGAAAAAATTCATGAAGTAATGATAACTAAAGATGACTGGAGAAATACTTACGAATATGAAGATTATTATATAATCTATCCTCATTTTGAATGGTGGGATAAGAGTAAATTTAAAGATGGAGGAAAATTAATAAAGGAAAATTGGGAGTATAGTTCAGGAGAAAATGAAATATGGCTAGATGCAGAGGAATTAAGAAATAGAATAGAGAAATTAAATATAAAATATTAAGAGGGAAGAAAATGAATATAGTCTGTATAATTCAAGCTAGAACAACTTCAAGTAGATTACCGAATAAGGTGTTATTAAACTTGCCATATAATGGAGATAAAACAGTTTTAGAACAAGTAATTAATAGAGTTAAAGAATCAAAATATATAAATAAAATTGTTGTGGCAACAACCATTAATGAGACAGATAATAAAATTGAAAAATTGTGTGAAAGTTTACAAATAAGTTGTTTCA
Above is a window of Fusobacterium varium DNA encoding:
- the capD_1 gene encoding UDP-glucose 4-epimerase — protein: MLNNLTILVTGGTGSFGNKFIERVLEDYEPKKIIIYSRDEFKQDLMKKNFIAKYGEEKTNKLRFFIGDVRDKERLYRAFKDVDYVIHAAAMKQVPACEYNPFEAIKTNIHGAENIIEAAIDRKVKKVVALSTDKSVNPINLYGGTKLVSDKLFISANAYSGDKGTIFSIVRYGNVAGSRGSVIPFFKQLLAQGKKELPITDIHMTRFWMILDDAVDLVFKALEEAKGGETFVFKNPSFLITELAEALNPNGSIKEVGVREGEKIHEVMITKDDWRNTYEYEDYYIIYPHFEWWDKSKFKDGGKLIKENWEYSSGENEIWLDAEELRNRIEKLNIKY